The Archocentrus centrarchus isolate MPI-CPG fArcCen1 chromosome 7, fArcCen1, whole genome shotgun sequence genome window below encodes:
- the LOC115783009 gene encoding putative beta-lactamase-like 1: MKVKWTMLGMIVFFLLSVVMTCCFIWQYRKPKLKTDGWTKTVTAEEMCPRFPEPVPLKHPITSLRVALEKIDVLLRSRIHTTKLPSMSAIVVLNDSVLWNGHFGKKNTSDPSSPAPNEYTVYRIASLSKIFPTLMLYKLWEDGLVDSLDDPLEKYLDNFTIKNPLGKGRQPASSPVRTLGSNTPELTLRRMASHLSGLPRRLRSTNLLWSGDTQEALNLLQDDVLVADPGTKCHYSNVAFSLLANILAQKVTGIDFESWVSNNILKQLSMDDTGFNFTLAIQKQMAVGVYSNGKRAPLYNLGWYRPAGQMYSTAADMAKLMMALLGTYGVTLLHQDTLNTMMTPIIRCHRGYFANFTGTPWEINEQLGYSVVRKDGDLDGFGATLSLVPQLKLGLVILMAGVRPTDEDLVSQAYSYLIPALENAFREAQQTLRPPPDPAPYLGFFTYRNMTFYEIKADSDGVLVMQQFGPQVDTTVPSKYRTIRLDYLQDRVFRVVFERPYPCKLKVNNVPVSLEAQDRQLFNFYPFNKKGVSPGFDSPGLNTYRMTRIAGRPYFTS; encoded by the exons ATGAAGGTGAAATGGACCATGCTCGGCATGATTGTCTTCTTCTTGCTCTCTGTGGTCATGACCTGCTGCTTCATATGGCAGTATAGGAAGCCAAAACTGAAGACAG atggatggaccaaaacagtGACAGCAGAAGAAATGTGTCCTCGCTTTCCGGAGCCTGTGCCGCTCAAGCATCCCATCACATCACTGAGGGTGGCATTAGAAAAA ATAGATGTACTCTTGAGGTCAAGAATTCACACCACCAAGCTACCTTCGATGTCAGCCATCGTGGTTTTAAATGACTCAGTTCTGTGGAATGGACACTTTGGCAAGAAGAACACAAGTGACCCCTCCTCACCTGCACCCAACGAGTACACAGTGTACAG AATTGCAAGCCTCTCTAAGATCTTTCCCACACTGATGCTATACAAACTATGGGAGGATGGTCTGGTGGACTCTCTGGATGACCCTCTGGAGAAGTATTTAGACAACTTCACCATCAAGAACCCACTGGGGAAGGGCAGGCAACCAGCATCCTCACCAGTAAGGACCCTGGGCAGCAACACCCCTGAACTCACCCTGCGCAGGATGGCCAGTCATCTCTCTG GTTTACCCAGAAGATTAAGATCAACTAACCTTCTCTGGAGTGGAGATACGCAGGAAGCCCTTAATTTGTTACAAGATGATGTCCTTGTGGCAGACCCAGGCACTAA ATGCCACTACAGCAatgttgctttttctttattggcCAACATCTTGGCCCAGAAGGTGACTGGCATAGACTTTGAGAGCTGGGTTTCAAACAACATTCTCAAGCAACTCAGCATGGACGACACTGGTTTTAACTTTACTCTAGCCATTCAGAAGCAAATGGCTGTGGGTGTGTACAGCAATGGAAAGCGAGCTCCCCTTTACAACCTTGGCTGGTATCGGCCTGCGGGTCAGATGTATTCCACAGCAGCTGACATGGCCAAACTTATGATGGCTCTTCTGGGTACGTATGGTGTCACTCTGCTCCACCAGGACACCCTGAACACAATGATGACCCCAATCATCCGATGCCACAGAGGCTACTTTGCCAACTTCACTGGTACGCCTTGGGAGATCAATGAACAGCTTGGCTACAGTGTGGTGAGAAAAGATGGTGACCTGGATGGGTTTGGTGCCACCCTCTCCCTTGTACCCCAGCTCAAGCTGGGACTGGTGATCTTGATGGCAGGAGTTCGGCCTACAGATGAGGACCTTGTGAGCCAGGCATATAGCTACCTAATCCCAGCACTGGAGAATGCTTTCAGGGAAGCTCAACAAACTCTGAGACCACCACCTGACCCAGCTCCATATTTGGGATTTTTCACTTATAGGAATATGACATTCTATGAGATCAAGGCGGATTCCGATGGGGTGCTTGTCATGCAGCAGTTTGGGCCACAGGTTGACACAACTGTGCCCTCCAAGTATCGAACTATTAGGCTGGATTACCTGCAGGACAGAGTTTTTAGGGTGGTGTTTGAGAGGCCATACCCTTGCAAGTTGAAGGTTAACAATGTCCCTGTCTCCCTGGAGGCACAGGACAGACAGCTTTTCAACTTTTATCCTTTCAACAAGAAAGGTGTGTCACCAGGGTTTGACTCCCCAGGACTCAACACATACAGGATGACCAGGATAGCCGGCAGACCATATTTTACCTCATAA